From Nerophis ophidion isolate RoL-2023_Sa linkage group LG15, RoL_Noph_v1.0, whole genome shotgun sequence, one genomic window encodes:
- the mcmdc2 gene encoding minichromosome maintenance domain-containing protein 2 isoform X2, whose translation MADMFSLKRSVLIYLDKSGGLQKLTEDCKSYNDPPQNAMAIFRFCVGVNPTDVIEVDPELGDRILHHPLQATALFQSVCFLAIKTLSLIENVHTECQVNVMLKLTHLPPFPDYKLDLAVFPRTHCCMRPVLMEGLAIAVTRVTKYTQSARFLCSNDDCHFSSGFHHIRVHAPGATESATVRNDFSCKTCSSPLKEDIQFRVLGDKQLVELIHVDALKVLSAHQQSPLRYQSVTLFLRDELCNTMRIGQLYRVIGIPAHVHHWPNITWSVEVNNVQPWEPQYPHDINAKFKQLLKATGRSPWRFAAVIVHCFDLNMTPPGLYHTLKLSLLLSLVQTRGDAKNTSHLNLLVTAGDTLIVERLMRYSLSLSCRGVRHEASREIFASLSHDEHGAGTANIHAGSALLANGGICMLGDLSSFRKDKLDAIETVLDSRTVSVFIPGKKYGKDADQHLTFPISCSFWALADSTQSSRRTYDAEMGPVPPQLAASFGLIVKCQDPVKEHAVLSLTAHTLQQAVQPGKHLYSSLDFSTQDYKELVAYAQTLQVDLSPATQKLIRGYFMATCRVRSQIHSNKMSAAFLKLLISLAEAHCKLSLRSEVLEEDAVIAVLLCENSVTLKHEGSPLVIPPDAEFPPDLGEDGLLRRDKALDELHQNILRFIYTYALGADEYITEE comes from the exons ATGGCGGACATGTTCTCGTTAAAACGGTCGGTTTTGATTTATTTGGACAAAAGTGGCGGCCTTCAGAAACTAACAGAAGACTGCAAATCGTACAACG ACCCCCCACAAAATGCAATGGCGATTTTCCGGTTCTGTGTCGGCGTTAATCCCACTGACGTCATAGAGGTGGACCCGGAACTGGGTGACCGTATATTACACCACCCACTACAGGCAACAGCTTTGTTTCAATCT GTGTGCTTCTTGGCCATTAAGACACTTTCACTTATTGAGAATGTACATACAGAGTGTCAG GTTAATGTCATGTTGAAGTTGACACACCTACCTCCATTTCCTGACTACAAGCTGGACCTTGCTGTGTTCCCACGTACACACTGCTGCATGAGGCCTGTGCTTATGGAAGGTCTGGCCATTGCAGTCACAAGGGTCACCAAATACACACAGAGCGCCAGGTTCCTTTGCAGCAACGACGACTGTCACTTTTCTTCAG GGTTCCACCACATCCGGGTTCATGCACCCGGAGCCACAGAGTCGGCAACCGTGAGAAACGACTTCAGCTGCAAGACTTGCAGCTCGCCTCTCAAAGAGGACATCCAGTTCAGAGTTTTGGGAG ACAAGCAGCTGGTGGAATTGATCCATGTCGATGCTCTGAAGGTTCTCAGTGCGCATCAACAAAGCCCGCTCAGATATCAGTCAGTCACACTGTTTCTTAGAG ATGAGCTGTGTAACACGATGAGAATTGGTCAACTCTACCGGGTGATCGGCATACCTGCGCATGTGCACCATTGGCCCAATATTACCTGGAGCGTGGAGGTCAACAACGTTCAACCATGGGAGCCTCAGT ATCCACATGACATCAATGCCAAATTCAAGCAGCTACTGAAGGCCACAGGAAGATCTCCTTGGCGGTTCGCTGCCGTCATAGTACACTGCTTTGATTTGAATATGACTCCTCCAGGCCTTTATCACACGTTGAAACTCAGCCTATTGCTCAGCTTGGTGCAAACGAGAGGGGACGCCAAAAACACTTCACACTTGAATCTTCTCGTCACTGCAGGCGACACCCTAATAGTGGAAAG GTTAATGAGGTACAGCTTGAGCTTGTCGTGCCGTGGGGTGAGGCATGAAGCCTCACGGGAGATATTTGCATCCCTATCCCACGACGAGCATGGAGCGGGCACTGCTAACATCCACGCCGGTTCTGCCTTGCTTGCCAATGGTGGGATTTGCATGCTTGGAGATCTGAGCTCTTTTAGGAAGGACAAGCTGGACGCAATTGAGACAG TCCTGGACAGTCGCACAGTGTCCGTGTTCATCCCGGGGAAGAAATATGGCAAGGATGCAGACCAGCACCTTACCTTCCCCATCTCGTGCAGCTTCTGGGCCCTCGCAGACTCCACACAAAGCTCTCGAAGGACATACGATGCC GAAATGGGTCCAGTACCACCTCAGCTGGCAGCTAGCTTTGGCCTCATCGTGAAGTGTCAGGATCCGGTAAAAGAGCATGCTGTACTCTCTTTGACAGCCCACACCCTCCAGCAGGCTGTGCAGCCTGGAAAACACCTCTATTCATCCCTTGACTTTTCTACCCAGGACTACAAGGAG CTGGTGGCCTACGCACAAACCCTGCAAGTGGATCTGAGTCCTGCAACACAGAAGCTGATCCGCGGCTACTTCATGGCCACCTGCAGAGTCCGATCAcaaatccacagcaataaaatGTCTGCAGCCTTTCTCAAACTGCT GATCTCTTTAGCAGAGGCCCACTGCAAATTAAGCCTCAGAAGTGAAGTGCTGGAGGAAGACGCCGTGATTGCGGTGCTCCTTTGTGAAAACTCTGTCACTCTTAAGCACG AAGGGTCTCCCCTTGTTATTCCACCCGATGCTGAGTTTCCCCCTGATCTGGGAGAGGATGGCTTGCTCAGGAGAGACAAAGCCCTGGATGAACTCCACCAGAACATCCTCCGCTTCATCTACACCTACGCACTAGGGGCAGACGAGTACATCACGGAGGAGTAG
- the mcmdc2 gene encoding minichromosome maintenance domain-containing protein 2 isoform X1: MADMFSLKRSVLIYLDKSGGLQKLTEDCKSYNDPPQNAMAIFRFCVGVNPTDVIEVDPELGDRILHHPLQATALFQSVNVMLKLTHLPPFPDYKLDLAVFPRTHCCMRPVLMEGLAIAVTRVTKYTQSARFLCSNDDCHFSSGFHHIRVHAPGATESATVRNDFSCKTCSSPLKEDIQFRVLGDKQLVELIHVDALKVLSAHQQSPLRYQSVTLFLRDELCNTMRIGQLYRVIGIPAHVHHWPNITWSVEVNNVQPWEPQYPHDINAKFKQLLKATGRSPWRFAAVIVHCFDLNMTPPGLYHTLKLSLLLSLVQTRGDAKNTSHLNLLVTAGDTLIVERLMRYSLSLSCRGVRHEASREIFASLSHDEHGAGTANIHAGSALLANGGICMLGDLSSFRKDKLDAIETVLDSRTVSVFIPGKKYGKDADQHLTFPISCSFWALADSTQSSRRTYDAEMGPVPPQLAASFGLIVKCQDPVKEHAVLSLTAHTLQQAVQPGKHLYSSLDFSTQDYKELVAYAQTLQVDLSPATQKLIRGYFMATCRVRSQIHSNKMSAAFLKLL, encoded by the exons ATGGCGGACATGTTCTCGTTAAAACGGTCGGTTTTGATTTATTTGGACAAAAGTGGCGGCCTTCAGAAACTAACAGAAGACTGCAAATCGTACAACG ACCCCCCACAAAATGCAATGGCGATTTTCCGGTTCTGTGTCGGCGTTAATCCCACTGACGTCATAGAGGTGGACCCGGAACTGGGTGACCGTATATTACACCACCCACTACAGGCAACAGCTTTGTTTCAATCT GTTAATGTCATGTTGAAGTTGACACACCTACCTCCATTTCCTGACTACAAGCTGGACCTTGCTGTGTTCCCACGTACACACTGCTGCATGAGGCCTGTGCTTATGGAAGGTCTGGCCATTGCAGTCACAAGGGTCACCAAATACACACAGAGCGCCAGGTTCCTTTGCAGCAACGACGACTGTCACTTTTCTTCAG GGTTCCACCACATCCGGGTTCATGCACCCGGAGCCACAGAGTCGGCAACCGTGAGAAACGACTTCAGCTGCAAGACTTGCAGCTCGCCTCTCAAAGAGGACATCCAGTTCAGAGTTTTGGGAG ACAAGCAGCTGGTGGAATTGATCCATGTCGATGCTCTGAAGGTTCTCAGTGCGCATCAACAAAGCCCGCTCAGATATCAGTCAGTCACACTGTTTCTTAGAG ATGAGCTGTGTAACACGATGAGAATTGGTCAACTCTACCGGGTGATCGGCATACCTGCGCATGTGCACCATTGGCCCAATATTACCTGGAGCGTGGAGGTCAACAACGTTCAACCATGGGAGCCTCAGT ATCCACATGACATCAATGCCAAATTCAAGCAGCTACTGAAGGCCACAGGAAGATCTCCTTGGCGGTTCGCTGCCGTCATAGTACACTGCTTTGATTTGAATATGACTCCTCCAGGCCTTTATCACACGTTGAAACTCAGCCTATTGCTCAGCTTGGTGCAAACGAGAGGGGACGCCAAAAACACTTCACACTTGAATCTTCTCGTCACTGCAGGCGACACCCTAATAGTGGAAAG GTTAATGAGGTACAGCTTGAGCTTGTCGTGCCGTGGGGTGAGGCATGAAGCCTCACGGGAGATATTTGCATCCCTATCCCACGACGAGCATGGAGCGGGCACTGCTAACATCCACGCCGGTTCTGCCTTGCTTGCCAATGGTGGGATTTGCATGCTTGGAGATCTGAGCTCTTTTAGGAAGGACAAGCTGGACGCAATTGAGACAG TCCTGGACAGTCGCACAGTGTCCGTGTTCATCCCGGGGAAGAAATATGGCAAGGATGCAGACCAGCACCTTACCTTCCCCATCTCGTGCAGCTTCTGGGCCCTCGCAGACTCCACACAAAGCTCTCGAAGGACATACGATGCC GAAATGGGTCCAGTACCACCTCAGCTGGCAGCTAGCTTTGGCCTCATCGTGAAGTGTCAGGATCCGGTAAAAGAGCATGCTGTACTCTCTTTGACAGCCCACACCCTCCAGCAGGCTGTGCAGCCTGGAAAACACCTCTATTCATCCCTTGACTTTTCTACCCAGGACTACAAGGAG CTGGTGGCCTACGCACAAACCCTGCAAGTGGATCTGAGTCCTGCAACACAGAAGCTGATCCGCGGCTACTTCATGGCCACCTGCAGAGTCCGATCAcaaatccacagcaataaaatGTCTGCAGCCTTTCTCAAACTGCTGTAG
- the LOC133569466 gene encoding transcription factor 24-like, which translates to MVGRQTHQMDSGNCSVTVVDDSPGSSPSSSPDSRRTAAGVLHAGGLGGGRGRPAAANAARERSRVQTLRTAFLELQRTLPSVPPDTKLSKLDVLILATTYIAHLTRTLQEEGTEEGDSTKQTEALRSLKGEGYLHPVKKWPMRSRLYVGASGQFLNNSSQSENQGPSSSSTSQ; encoded by the exons ATGGTTGGGAGACAGACGCACCAGATGGACAGCGGCAATTGCTCGGTGACGGTGGTAGATGACAGCCCAGGCTCCAGCCCGAGCTCCAGCCCGGACTCTCGCCGCACCGCCGCCGGGGTGCTCCATGCTGGCGGTCTCGGGGGCGGACGAGGTCGGCCTGCGGCTGCCAATGCTGCGCGGGAGAGGAGCCGCGTTCAAACCCTGCGCACCGCCTTCCTGGAGCTGCAGAGAACGTTGCCGTCGGTGCCGCCGGACACCAAGCTGTCCAAACTGGACGTGTTGATACTGGCCACCACCTACATTGCACATTTGACTCGAACTCTGCAGGAGGAAGGCACCGAGGAGGGGGACAGCACAAAGCAAACAGAGGCGTTACGTTCACTCAAAGGTGAAGGCTACCTGCACCCAGTCAAG AAATGGCCAATGAGGTCCAGGTTGTATGTTGGAGCAAGTGGTCAGTTCCTGAACAATTCCTCACAATCAGAGAATCAAGGCCCTTCATCATCATCCACCTCCCAGTAA